A genomic segment from Vespa crabro chromosome 25, iyVesCrab1.2, whole genome shotgun sequence encodes:
- the LOC124432514 gene encoding histone lysine acetyltransferase CREBBP isoform X6, with protein MADHLVDGPPSKRPKLDPFQGPSDSADYITNTDMFDLENDLPDDLLTSGSWGSATESAKPPATGPGPGPGQQNGTLESELRQHVQQQQQQQQQQQQQQQQQLSHHLIQQQIFSNQGNKNLVANSLVMAAGSLGSKSPNMQSPPNVSVSKGVVDPQMVVSLGNLPSSIASSLANNQMSIANSMGNLQSSMSMAGTNPTMSMPGAMNSGLVMTSSASGNNSMGGMAGGSLIVTNSLNKQPLNTVSMMGPNTQGIHHPSGPHGVAQMQNGPGMINTRAVAMQQQQQAHMVGSAKGQSPHQQVHQVGIVGPGQGGPRMQAPPNMTNMPNMGQLGASSPYGYGSPGTGAGPGATVCTNNPVGVIAPQQKAVTTNMAAMQAGRFGASDGPIGTTNVTGGQEGGMAQQAQPPAPSPAQPQSGAPSGGQPGPQQATQSQMPGTGAPTGASKSTADPEKRKLIQQQLVLLLHAHKCQRRESQSNGEMWQCTLPDCKTMKNVLTHMTTCQAGKNCTVPHCSSSRQIINHWKHCNRSDCPVCLPLKQASRNRTTNSVGATQPNPSPSEMRRAYDALGITCPTTTTGLLAPQGVGRGVRMPSVAMQGPPGTIGNVRLTQPQTQAAPGQSVVGAGQQVVAPNVSLPLNSDPNTVGVAGNQTAPTSGPMPAAAATAANIQQSVNMQQLFGGFNESGQPGVLGENKLSGLQLPAGLQPGQVTATPVQETKIWHQSVTADLRNHLVHKLVQAIFPTPDPQAMLDKRMHNLVAYARKVEGDMYEMANSRSEYYHLLAEKIYKIQKELEEKRQKRKEQQQQQLQAAQQQQQPQPSGAAGPDLRPCAPQDVGRILPSRPIGKVPPNLRRHSPNMGQIGPLSGMGIQHNRMQFPQQQQQQQAAQQQQQQQQQQQQQQQQQAQQAQQAQQAQQAQQAQQVQQAQQAQQAQQAQQQQIQQQQQQQQQQQQQGLLVGPSGPSPNGQSTSNPSMVQNSGLSPFGQAQMSQANLTTTTTSATTSQFPTSNGTSSLPNSSPVQNQHQFPDIMKVRLAQVQVVQQQQQQQQQQQQQQQQQQPQSVPQQQQQQPQSVPQQQQQQQQPQSVPQQQQQQQPQPQPQSQQQQQQQPTSTSNQSAAATAMPQAPSPFSNIQQQQTNQQQNQQFSNNRPLSASTPGDPSITTTTPQTIPPPASSGPIPSPVTTTNGPQSTTSTPNTPIVPSLMTPNQTVSSANQTPPHPGTTPSPAGLASLGKGMTSQERAALNAPRSSSMSSQMAAITAALDRDNSPSPPMNNNKGKLDSIKEENMKMEIKQEDGSDIEWLRDRMDGGKNVNNDVSIKTEIKSEPMEEGSAEGVVKDESTGIKEETVTSMSSQDTTTSDIKPLVPEPIQPSGTSSDKKRLCLFKPDELRQALMPTLDKLYRQDPESLPFRQPVDPQALGIPDYFDIVKKPMDLSTIKRKLDTGQYSDPWEYVDDVWMMFDNAWLYNRKTSRVYRYCTKLSEVFEQEIDPVMQALGYCCGRKYTFNPQVLCCYGKQLCTIPRDAKYYSYKNRYTFCQKCFNDIPGDTVTLGDDPTQPQTAIKKEQFQEMKNDHLELEPFVVCTDCGRKVHQICVLHMEQIWPLGFTCDNCLKKKGQKRKENKFNAKRLPVTKLGTYIETRVNNFLKKKEAGAGEVAIRVVASSDKVVEVKPGMRSRFVENGDMPGEFPYRAKALFAFEEVDGTDVCFFGMHVQEYGSECTPPNTRRVYIAYLDSVHFFRPRQFRTAVYHEILLGYLDYAKQLGYTMAHIWACPPSEGDDYIFHCHPQEQKIPKPKRLQEWYKKMLDKGIMERIVLDYKDILKQAMEDKLSSAADLPYFEGDFWPNVLEESIKELDQEEEEKRKQAEAAEAAAAAANAIFSLNEDSETGPDGKKKGQKKAKKSNKSKANQRKNSKKSNTPQTGNDLSAKIFATMEKHKEVFFVIRLHSAQSAASLAPIQDPDPVINCDLMDGRDAFLTMAREKHYEFSSLRRAKFSSMSMLYELHNQGQDKFVYTCNNCKSHVETRYHCTVCDDFDLCISCKEKDGHPHHMEKLGLDLDDGSSPVDAKQVNPQEARKLLIQRCIQSLVHACQCRDANCRLPSCQKMKRVVTHTKVCKRMTSGGCPICKQVITLCCCYHTKHCQETKCLVPFCSNIKHKLKQQQLQQRLQQAQLLRRRMAVMNTRPTGPVGAMQAGQQTSNVAIVAGVPIKPGVSPTNLPSPHQPGIGLKPGTQTPPAHVLQVVKQVQEEAARQQAPHVGYGKVTPGGGVGVSGQAGGVMPPPQMQRPMPVQMPNPAGTHLIPMDQWTGSRYQPNAVMQQNPGLRQQTPQQLMQQQQQHQGQPTMAMGGQMPRQPGVIGGPVGQVAPAQAQSNMHKHALQQLMQTLRSPHTPEQQNQILQILKSNPPLMAAFIKQRALALQQQTGQHGGGVSGPLGPNQPQQQQPDLQHMMSQQQQQQQQQQQQQHPQQQQQPGRMQIQAMLNQQQQQQQQQQQQQTVQQQTQWYKQQMLVMQRQQQQQQAQQQQQQQQQQQQPFTQPPAPPYGQQRPIRPSLLGYGGFNEQSYGQPGLKPTPPPVPSPQGVMGPPGISVQQQLMQSVRSPPPIRSPQPNPSPRPVPSPRNQPVPSPRSGPVPSPHHHPPHGTPTHSPAHELGGPSEMMLSQLSGAGGAPTGHPATMPHHPSPAPPPTSGTDTSEVTPMTPQDQLSKFVEGL; from the exons ATTACATAACAAACACAGATATGTTTGATCTTGAAAATGATCTACCTGATGATCTACTAACGTCCGGATCTTGGGGATCTGCTACTGAAAGTGCTAAACCACCGGCGACAGGCCCTGGTCCAGGTCCAGGGCAACAAAATGGGACACTTGAATCAGAATTACGTCAGCATgtacaacaacagcaacagcagcaacagcagcagcaacaacaacaacaacagcaactaTCTCATCATCTTATCCAGCAGCag attttttcCAATCAGGGAAATAAAAACTTGGTTGCGAATTCTTTGGTAATGGCTGCTGGAAGTTTGGGTAGCAAAAGTCCAAACATGCAATCTCCACCAAACGTTTCCGTCTCTAAAGGAGTAGTCGATCCACAAATGGTCGTCAGTCTTGGAAACTTACCTAGCAGTATAGCTAGTTCTTTGGCAAACAATCAAATGTCCATTGCAAATTCAATGGGAAATCTTCAATCGTCAATGAGTATGGCCGGAACTAATCCAACTATGTCTATGCCGGGTGCAATGAACTCTGGTTTAGTAATGACGAGTAGTGCCAGTGGAAATAATAGTATGGGTGGAATGGCAGGTGGAAGTTTAATTGTAACCAACAGTTTAAACAAGCAACCACTAAATACA gTATCCATGATGGGCCCTAATACTCAAGGGATTCATCATCCTAGCGGGCCTCATGGTGTAGCTCAAATGCAAAATGGTCCTGGAATGATTAATACCAGAGCTGTAGCTatgcagcaacagcagcaagcCCATATGGTAGGTTCTGCAAAGGGACAGAGTCCTCACCAACAAGTACATCAAGTTGGAATAGTTGGTCCGGGACAAGGTGGTCCAAGAATGCAAGCACCTCCCAATATGACAAATATGCCCAATATGGGACAACTTGGTGCTTCCAGTCCATACGGTTAtg gaTCTCCGGGTACTGGAGCAGGCCCTGGAGCTACCGTGTGTACTAACAATCCTGTTGGCGTAATTGCACCTCAACAGAAAGCTGTAACAACAAATATGGCTGCTATGCAAGCTGGAAGATTTGGAGCTTCGGATGGTCCTATCGGTACCACGAATGTTACAGGTGGTCAAGAAGGTGGTATGGCACAACAAGCACAACCACCTGCACCAAGTCCAGCTCAACCTCAATCAGGAGCACCAAGTGGCGGACAACCAGGACCTCAACAAGCTACTCAAAGTCAGATGCCTGGTACTGGTGCGCCAACgg gtGCTTCAAAATCGACTGCGGATCCAGAAAAGCGTAAATTAATTCAACAACAATTGGTACTCCTTCTCCATGCCCATAAATGTCAAAGACGAGAGAGCCAATCTAATGGTGAAATGTGGCAATGCACGTTGCCAGACTGTAAGACtatgaaaaatgttttgaCGCATATGACTACCTGCCAGGCGGGTAAAAATTGTACAGTGCCACACTGTAGTTCATCTAgacaaattattaatcattggAAACACTGTAATAGAAGTGACTGTCCTGTTTGTTTGCCTTTAAAACAAGCAAGTAGAAATAGGACTACAAATTCTGTTGGAG ctaCTCAACCAAATCCAAGTCCATCAGAGATGAGGAGAGCATATGATGCTTTGGGTATAACGTGTCCTACGACGACTACTGGCCTGTTAGCACCTCAAGGTGTCGGTAGAGGTGTTAGAATGCCATCTGTTGCAATGCAAGGACCACCTGGTACCATTGGTAACGTTAGATTGACGCAACCTCAAACACaag ctGCACCAGGACAATCTGTGGTTGGTGCAGGTCAACAGGTAGTAGCCCCAAACGTATCCTTACCATTAAATTCGGATCCTAATACGGTTGGTGTAGCTGGTAATCAAACCGCTCCAACGAGTGGTCCAATGCCAGCAGCAGCGGCAACAGCGGCTAATATACAACAATCCGTAAACATGCAACAATTATTTGGTGGTTTCAACGAATCAGGACAGCCAGGTGTTTTAGGAGAAAACAAACTTTCCGGTTTACAATTACCTGCTGGACTTCAACCAGGACAAGTAACTGCCACTCCGGTACAAGAGACTAAAATTTGGCATCAATCGGTAACAGCAGATCTAAGGAATCACTTAGTTCACAAATTGGTCCAAGCAATATTTCCAACTCCTGATCCGCAAGCGATGCTCGATAAAAGGATGCACAATTTAGTGGCATATGCAAGGAAAGTAGAAGGCGATATGTACGAGATGGCCAATTCTAGGTCGGAGTACTATCACTTGTTGGccgagaaaatttataaaatacaaaaggaaTTGGAGGAGAAAcgtcagaaaagaaaagagcaacagcaacagcaattGCAAGCGGcccaacagcaacaacagcctCAACCATCGGGCGCGGCTGGTCCTGATTTACGGCCTTGTGCACCACAGGATGTTGGTAGGATTTTACCATCAAGGCCGATCGGCAAAGTACCACCAAATTTAAGGAGGCATTCACCTAACATGGGCCAAATTGGACCATTATCGGGCATGGGCATTCAACATAATCGAATGCAATTtccacaacaacaacaacaacaacaggctgctcagcaacagcagcagcagcagcagcagcaacaacaacaacaacaacaacaggcACAGCAAGCTCAACAGGCACAGCAAGCTCAACAGGCACAGCAAGCTCAACAGGTACAGCAAGCTCAACAAGCACAGCAAGCTCAACAAGCACAGCAGCAACAAatacagcaacagcagcagcagcagcaacaacaacaacagcaaggATTACTTGTTGGCCCTTCTGGTCCCAGTCCAAATGGACAATCAACATCTAATCCAAGTATGGTTCAAAATTCCGGTCTTAGTCCATTCGGTCAGGCACAAATGTCGCAGGCTAATTTAACCACGACAACTACATCAGCAACGACTAGTCAATTTCCAACCTCCAATGGCACTTCCAGTTTACCTAACAGTAGTCCCGTACAAAATCAACATCAATTTCCTGATATCATGAAGGTCAGGCTTGCTCAAGTTCAAGTGgtacaacaacagcaacaacaacagcagcagcagcagcagcagcagcagcaacaacaaccgCAAAGTGTGccacaacaacagcaacaacaaccacAAAGTGTAccacagcagcaacaacaacaacaacaaccacaAAGTGTgccacaacaacaacaacaacaacaaccacaGCCACAGCCACAAagtcaacaacaacaacaacaacaaccaaCAAGTACTTCGAATCAAAGTGCCGCAGCTACTGCAATGCCACAAGCACCGTCGCCGTTCAGTAacatacaacaacaacaaactAATCAGCAACAAAATCAACAATTTAGTAATAATCGACCATTGTCAGCTTCTACGCCTGGTGATCCTAGCATAACCACAACAACACCACAAACTATACCACCTCCTGCATCAAGTGGACCCATTCCTAGTCCTGTTACAACAACAAATGGACCTCAGTCTACAACTTCCACCCCTAATACGCCAATAGTTCCTTCGTTAATGACTCCAAATCAGACTGTATCTTCCGCTAATCAAACCCCACCACATCCGGGTACGACACCATCGCCAGCTGGCCTTGCAAGTTTGGGAAAGGGTATGACTTCCCAGGAAAGAGCTGCGTTAAATGCCCCAAGAAGTTCATCGATGTCTTCGCAAATGGCCGCTATTACGGCGGCCTTGGATCGTGATAATTCTCCTAGTCCGccaatgaacaataataaaggaaaattgGATTCGATTAAAGAGGAAAATATGAAGATGGAAATTAAGCAAGAGGACGGTTCTGATATTGAATGGTTAAGGGATAGGATGGACGGTggtaaaaatgttaacaatgaTGTATCGATAAAAACCGAAATTAAAAGTGAACCTATGGAGGAAGGTTCAGCCGAAGGTGTTGTCAAAGATGAATCAACTGGTATAAAAGAAGAGACGGTTACTTCAATGTCAAGTCAAGATACAACAACGTCTGATATAAAACCTCTTGTTCCTGAACCAATACAACCTAGCGGTACATCatccgataaaaaaagattgtgTTTGTTTAAACCCGATGAATTACGCCAAGCACTTATGCCAACGCTTGATAAATTGTATCGACAGGATCCAGAATCTTTACCATTCAGGCAACCAGTTGATCCACAAGCATTGGGCATACctgattattttgatattgttaagaAACCAATGGATCTTTCAacgatcaaaagaaaattagatacAGGACAATATAGTGATCCTTGGGAATATGTCGATGATGTTTGGATGATGTTCGACAATGCTTGGCTTTATAATCGCAAAACTTCTCGAGTTTATAGATATTGTACAAAG tTATCAGAAGTTTTTGAACAAGAAATAGATCCAGTGATGCAAGCTTTAGGATACTGTTGCGGTAGGAAATACACATTCAACCCACAAGTACTCTGTTGCTATGGGAAGCAGCTGTGTACAATACCAAGAGATGCTAAATACTACTCATATAAGAACAG ATACACCTTCTGTCAGAAATGTTTCAACGACATACCTGGTGACACTGTGACGTTAGGAGATGACCCAACACAACCACAAAC tgCCATCAAGAAAGAACAGTTCCAGGAGATGAAGAATGATCATTTAGAATTAGAGCCTTTTGTTGTGTGCACAGACTGCGGTAGGAAAGTACATCAAATTTGTGTATTACATATGGAACAAATTTGGCCATTAGG atttaccTGTGATAATTGTCTAAAGAAGAAAGGACAGAAGCGTAAAGAGAATAAGTTTAACGCCAAACGTTTGCCGGTAACAAAATTAGGAACGTATATTGAAACGCGCGTGAACAATTTTCTTAAGAAGAAGGAAGCTGGCGCCGGTGAGGTAGCCATTAGAGTTGTTGCGTCTAGTGATAAAGTAGTAGAAGTTAAACCAGGAATGAGAAGTAGATTCGTAGAGAATGGTGATATGCCTGGTGAATTTCCATACCGTGCTAAGGCATTATTTGCATTTGAAGAGGTCGACGGTACGGACGTATGTTTTTTTGGTATGCACGTACAAGAATATGGAAGCGAATGCACTCCACCAAATACAAGAAGAGTTTACATAGCGTACTTGGATTCTGTACATTTCTTCCGGCCTAGACAATTTCGTACTGCTGTTTATCATGAAATACTTCTTGGATATTTAGACTATGCTAAACAACTTGg ttatactaTGGCTCATATTTGGGCTTGTCCACCATCGGAAGGAGATGATTATATATTCCACTGCCATCCtcaagaacaaaaaattccTAAGCCTAAGCGATTGCAAGAATGGTATAAGAAAATGTTGGATAAAGGAATTATGGAAAGAATAGTACTTGATTACAAG GATATTTTGAAGCAAGCGATGGAGGATAAATTATCCTCAGCAGCAGATTTGCCATATTTTGAGGGTGACTTTTGGCCAAATGTATTGGAAGAAAGTATTAAAGAATTGGAtcaagaagaggaagagaaacgtAAACAAGCTGAAGCTGCAGAGGCTGCCGCAGCTGCAGCAAATGCT aTCTTTTCATTGAATGAAGATTCCGAAACTGGTCCGGATGGTAAGAAGAAAGGACAGAAAAAGGCTAAGAAGTCAAATAAATCTAAAgcaaatcaaagaaaaaatagtaaaaagtcTAACACTCCTCAAACTGGTAATGATCTCTCTGCTAAAATATTTGCGACCATGGAGAAACACAAGGAAGTTTTCTTCGTAATTAGGTTGCATAGTGCTCAAAGTGCAGCCAGTTTAGCA ccAATTCAAGATCCAGATCCTGTTATTAATTGTGATCTTATGGATGGACGTGATGCTTTCTTAACAATGGCTAGAGAAAAACATTACGAGTTCTCATCGTTAAGACGAGCGAAGTTTAGCTCGATGTCAATGTTATATGAATTACATAATCAAGGTCAAGACAAATTCGTTTATacttgtaataattgtaagaGTCACGTTGAAACGAGATACCATTGTACTGTCTGTGAT gaTTTTGATTTATGCATCAGTTGTAAAGAAAAGGATGGACATCCTCATCATATGGAGAAACTTGGTTTAGATTTGGACGATGGATCATCGCCAGTTGATGCAAAACAAGTTAATCCACag gAAGCAAGAAAACTCTTGATACAAAGATGTATTCAATCATTGGTACATGCTTGCCAATGTAGAGATGCTAATTGTCGGTTACCAAGTTGTCAAAAGATGAAGAGAGTAGTAACGCATACTAAAGTGTGTAAGAGAATGACAAGTGGTGGTTGTCCAATTTGCAAGCAAGTGATAACGTTGTGCTGTTGTTATCATACGAAGCACTGCCAAGAAACCAAGTGTCTTGTACCATTCTGTTCTAATATCAAACATAAATTAAAACAACAGCAACTTCAGCAACGTTTGCAGCAAGCACAACTGTTAag gagGAGAATGGCTGTGATGAATACACGACCTACTGGACCAGTTGGAGCTATGCAAGCAGGACAACAAACTTCAAACGTTGCAATAGTTGCCGGTGTTCCTATAAAACCTGGTGTTAGTCCAACGAATTTACCATCACCGCATCAACCAGGAATTGGTTTGAAGCCTGGCACGCAGACACCACCGGCACATGTTTTGCAAGTTGTTAAACAGGTGCAAGAGGAAGCCGCTAGGCAACAAGCACCGCATGTTGGTTATGGTAAAGTAACACCaggtggtggtgttggtgtAAGTGGTCAGGCAGGCGGTGTTATGCCACCTCCACAAATGCAAAGACCGATGCCTGTGCAAATGCCAAATCCAGCTGGTACACATCTTATTCCTATGGATCAGTGGACCGGCAG TAGGTACCAACCTAACGCTGTGATGCAACAAAATCCTGGATTGAGGCAACAAACGCCGCAACAATTGatgcaacaacagcaacaacatcaGGGTCAACCGACTATGGCAATGGGTGGTCAAATGCCAAGGCAGCCAGGTGTTATCGGAGGTCCGGTAGGTCAAGTGGCACCTGCTCAGGCTCAAAGCAATATGCACAAACATGCCTTGCAGCAATTAATGCAAACACTCAGAAGTCCTCATACTCCTGAACAGCAAAACCAAATACTACAAATACTCAAGAGTAATCCACCTTTAATGGCCGCTTTTATAAAGCAACGG GCACTTGCCCTTCAGCAACAAACTGGTCAGCACGGCGGTGGAGTAAGTGGACCATTGGGTCCTAATCAGcctcaacaacaacaacctgATTTGCAGCATATGATGtcacagcagcagcagcagcaacagcagcagcagcagcagcaacatcctcagcagcagcagcagccggGTAGGATGCAAATACAGGCGATGTTGaaccagcagcagcagcagcaacaacaacagcagcaacagcagacAGTTCAACAGCAAACGCAATGGTATAAGCAACAAATGTTGGTTATGCAAaggcaacagcaacaacaacaggctcaacagcagcagcaacaacaacaacaacagcaacaacctTTCACGCAACCACCTGCACCACCATACGGCCAACAGAGACCCATCAGGCCATCTCTTCTTG GCTATGGTGGATTTAACGAGCAAAGTTATGGTCAGCCAGGATTGAAGCCAACGCCACCGCCAGTACCTTCGCCCCAAGGCGTTATGGGACCCCCAGGTATATCCGTACAACAACAGCTTATGCAATCTGTTCGTTCACCTCCGCCAATTAGATCGCCGCAACCAAATCCTTCACCGAGGCCGGTCCCATCGCCACGTAATCAACCAGTTCCTTCGCCCCGTTCTGGTCCAGTACCATCGCCCCATCATCATCCACCACACGGGACACCGACACATTCGCCTGCTCATGAACTAGGTGGTCCAAGTGAAATGATGTTATCCCAATTGAGCGGGGCTGGTGGTGCACCTACTGGCCATCCTGCTACGATGCCGCATCATCCGTCACCTGCCCCACCACCAACAAGTGGTACGGACACAAGTGAAGTGACACCTATGACACCGCAAGACCAACTCTCCAAATTCGTTGAGGGGTTGTAG